In a single window of the Nicotiana tomentosiformis chromosome 10, ASM39032v3, whole genome shotgun sequence genome:
- the LOC117280871 gene encoding uncharacterized protein, producing the protein MGETTEAVAAAITDSTKKCVIDSTHPFFLHPLDYPGMNLVSSAFDGKRYRAVVIVVSAKNKLSFIDGTLSIPDENSGLQSARTRGNDMMLSWLLNSLSKEIAENVLYSHSTKDL; encoded by the coding sequence ATGGGAGAAACAACAGAAGCTGTAGCTGCAGCAATAACTGATTCAACCAAAAAATGTGTGATTGATTCAACACACCCTTTCTTTCTTCATCCTTTAGATTACCCAGGCATGAACCTTGTTTCCTCAGCTTTTGATGGAAAAAGGTATAGAGCAGTAGTTATAGTTGTTTCTGCCAAGAATAAACTAAGTTTCATAGATGGAACTCTTTCCATTCCAGATGAAAACTCTGGTCTTCAAAGTGCTAGGACTAGAGGAAATGACATGATGTTGTCTTGGCTACTTAACTCTCTGTCAAAAGAAATTGCAGAAAATGTTCTTTACTCACACAGTACAAAAGATCTGTGA